The genomic DNA TATTGATGAAAAAATCAAAGAATATAAAAGAAAAATTAGGAATCGCTCACCTTTACTTTCTTAATACGTATCCTGAACCTCTCACTGTTTGAATATAAGAATCATGATCCTCTAAATCAATTTTTGCTCTAAGATAGCTTATATAAACATCTACCAGGTATCCCCTTTCTTGAAGTTTCAGTCCGTACAGGAGAAGGGATTAACGAGTGGATATCCCGATTAGAGGCTGACAAAGAAGCTTTTGAAAAAGCGGTTAGTTCCTCGTAATCGGTTATCAAATCGATAAAACTTTTATTAAAAATGGAAAATATAGGCTACTGCAAGCCTTCATAAAACAAACGATATTGGTCATTATGATCTGCGAGCACCTTGTGGAAACTTCATGATGTCATCAAAAGGTGTGTGAGCCGGCATATTACCATCATGTCTAATTGCGTCAAGCAAGCAGTCAGTAAATAATTCAAAAACGAAAGGGGATTTAACATCAGACTTAGGAGTAGGTATTCTTCTCGTTTTACTGGGCTTGGTTACGATCTGGCGTGTGATCAAAGAACGCGTTCATTTTGATGTCCATTCCCATAATAGCACCGTTCACGGACATTTTCATCGTCCCGGTCATCGTCATCCGACGGTGAAGCTAGAACGCCGACAATGGATTACTTTTGGGTTCGGTTTGGTGCACGGTCTTGCGGGAAGCGGCGGTGTCGCAGTGCTAGCCATGCAGGCTTCGCCAAGCTTGAAGATGGCGATTTTTTGGCTCCTGCTTTTCGGCTTGGGCACAGTCCTTGGGATGTTTCTCATGACGCTTTTAATCGCTGCACCTGCCCTTAAATTGGTTTCTAAACGTGGTACCGTCCATGCAGGTATTCGGACGGCTGCAGGTTTCGTCAGTTTGTTTTTTGGTATTTATATGATCTGGACGCTTCTTCCCGGTCTGTTCACTTGATTGTAAGATTCACGGATCTGCAGCAAGAGAAGAAAAAGAGGAGCAGTTGAAGACCGCAAGGTGTATTTTACCGATGGCCAAATTGAGCTAGTCTATTGTGCCGGCGGGAAAGCCAGCCGCCGGCTCTAGTATTTTAGTATATCAAAATTATAATTTTGTATAAAAATACAATCGAGTTATTTAGTTCGTGAGCTCGTATGTGTAAAATGGCCTTAAATTTTGCATCTCTTCCATACTTTTGATAACCTTAATTTAGAAGCATTTTTTAGGAGGGTGGTATGATGGCACAACCGAAGTATATTACAAATATTGAAAAAATCACTCAAATTCCTAAGGAAGAACGAGCAAAATTAAAAGAAATCACTAACAAATATGTATTTAGAGTAAATGAATATTATCTTAACCTAATTAACTGGGATGATCCGAACGACCCTATACGGAAATTGGTTATACCGAATGAAAGAGAATTAAACGAATATGGCAGCTGGGATGCTTCCGATGAGGGGGCCAACTATGTAGTGCCAGGGTGCCAACACAAGTATAAAACGACTGCATTACTCGTAGTTTCAGAGGTTTGTGGAGCATATTGTAGATTTTGTTTCCGAAAGCGTTTGTTTCGCAGCGATGTGAAAGAAGCAATGTCAGATGTAACACCTGGAATAGAATATATTGCACAAACACCTGAAATAAATAACGTTTTATTGACTGGCGGAGACTCTCTTATTTTGGCAACAAAAAAAATTAGACAAATTGTAGAAAGACTGCGGGCGATTGACCATGTTAAAATTATTCGTTTCGGTTCAAAATTGCCTGTTTTTAATCCTATGAGAATTTATGAAGATCAAGAGCTGCTTGATTTGTTTAGAGAATATTCCACACCAGAAAAACGCATTTATGTGATGGCACATGTTAATCATCCGCGTGAAATTACAGAAGAAGCACGCAAAGCCTTTAAAGCTCTTCACGATGCCGGAGTTATCGTTGTGAATCAAACGCCTATCTTAAAAGGAATAAATGATGATCCCGAAGTGTTAGGTGAATTGTTAAATAAACTTTCATGGGCAGGAGTAACACCATATTATTTCTTTGTTAATAGACCGGTAGCAGGCAACAGCGATTTTGTATTACCGTTGGAAAAAGTATATCAAATAGTTGAACAAGCAAAAGCAAAAACATCAGGATTAGGGAAACGTGTTCGCCTCGTTATGAGCCATTCCTCAGGAAAAATTGAAATATTGGCAATCGAAAATGGCAAAGCCTATCTGAAATATCATCAGTCAAGAGATGATGAACAATATGGAAAATTTATGGTTTTGGATTGTCCAAAAGATGCTGCTTGGTTTGATGACTTGCCTGGAAATGAACAATATTGGCAAAAACCAGAGAAAAAATTAGTTACAGTTTAGGCAAAATTATTAAACACAGAGGATGGCCCTCTTCTAAGGAAACTAAAAATTTCCTTAGAAGAGGTCATTTTTCATTATTTAAAAATAAGAAAGATATCCTCTCTTTGGCAATGAAAAGGAAAAAACATCACAATAGCTTCACTAAATTGACTTAAAAGTTTCAAATACTAGATATATAATTTGTAGAAACAAGGTGTAACATAGAAGATGGATAGACTAAGACTTTTTCTTCTAGGAGGTTAAGAGCATGGCTCAAATTTCTTCATTGATTAAAGTGTCCGCTAAAGGTAAATGGGATTCCGGCGTTAAGACGAATATCACTGTTCGAAATTTTCCTGCTTTTTCTACGGATGAACCAACAGAATTAGGTGGAAGTGATACAGCGCCAAATCCAATGGAATATGTATGTGCAGCTTTGAATGGTTGTAATGGAGTAATGATTCCATTAGTTGCCAAAGAATTAGACTTTTCTTTCTCGGGAATTGATTTTGAAACAACTGGCATTGTTGATATCCGGGGACTAATGGGGGAAGAAGGAGTTTCTCCGCATTTCCAAAAGATTCGTTTCCGAGTGAATATACAAACAGAAGAAAGTGAAGAGAGAATTGAGCAACTGAAAAATGAAGTTGAGAGAAGATGTCCTGTAATGAATCTTTTGCTTGATGCCGGTGTTAAAGTTGATTCAAAATGGAGTAAGATTTAAATACAATCATCACAAGAAGCAGGCTTATTGTGGCCTTCTAAACCAAAAGTATGAATCTTTTAAATAAGTAAAAATTCCATTTTTGGAATGTCGTCGACCCTCAATCATGCAAAAATCCTAGGGGATCGACGACATTTTATTTTTTTAGCAAAAATATTTAGAAATGCAGAAAATAAAGATTTTGATAAAATTTAATGATTCCACTAAAATGAAAATAACAAATTTTCCATTATTATCAAAATTTTGTAGTTATCAACGAACCTTGTAAGCTGACTTAACTGGAAATCTCATATTTTTTAAGTTTCCGATAAAGGGTGGAGCGGGCTATGTTCATTCTTTTGGCGACCGCAGACACGTTCCAGTTGGTCTCGTTTAATAGTTGAAGCAGGATTTTTTTTTCTTCTTGTTCGATTAATGAAAATTCGTCATCTTGTTCGGATAGGGCTTCTTCAACGCGATTTTCCAATAAGTAAGATGGTAAATTTACTAGATTAATAATAGAAGTATCACTGAAAATTACGGCATGCTCTAGTGCATTTTGCAGCTCCCGAATGTTGCCCGGCCACCTATAGTTATTTAGAAATTCTAGTGTCTCTTTTGCAAAAGAAAGTGACTGTTTTTCGTACTTTTCAGCAAACTGTTTTAAAAAATAATCAGCAAGCAGAGGAATGTCTTCCTTTCTTTCTCGGAGCGGCGGAAAGTTAACCGTTACAACATTCAATCTGAAAAACAGATCGTCGCGAAATTGCCCTTGTTGAATCAGTTTATGTAAGTCCTTATTTGTCGCTGCAATGATTCGGACATTAACAGGGATTGGTTTTGACGATCCGATTCTAGTAACTTCTTTTTCCTGAAGCACTCTTAATAAATGAACCTGTAAATCTATAGGCATTTCCCCAATTTCATCTAAAAACAAAGTCCCCCCGTTTGCTTCTTCAAATTTTCCCTTTTTTCCATCTTTTCTGGCTCCTGTAAAAGATCCTCTTTCATATCCGAATAGTTCACTTCCGATTAGCTCTTTTTGAATGGCGCCACAGTTAATTGCAATAAAAGGTTGATTCTTCCGATGACTTGCTTCATGTATCGTTTGAGCAATTACTTCTTTTCCTGTCCCGCTTTCCCCCATCAAGAGAATAGGAACATTGGCCAGTGCAGCTTTCCGGCATTTAGATAACGAATTTATAAAGATCTCCGACCTTCCTATGATGTTGTTCCATGGGTCTTTGTCAATCGACGCAGATGGAATAGGTGTTGCTATTTTATATTCTTTAAAAACGATCATGTATCCGGCAATTTCCCGATTAAAGAGGATTGGCTCAAGATAGATCACTTCGAAATCTTGAACATACAATTGTTTGTCATAGTAGATTTGCCTTGGGAAATTCGCCATCGTTGTAAGTTCATTTACTAAGGAGCGGAAAAGAGGTTTTTCTTTTAATTTGGTCAGAGGTGAAAGGTTAAGAGAGTCGAATAATGCTCCATCATTTTTGAAGACCTGAAAGTCGTGAGTCAGAACAAGTACGTGATGAGATTTCCATTTTTTAACCGATTGGTAATAGTATTCTGTTAAAAAGCTGTTCACTTGCATGTAAGCATATTCAAGCTGTTTTTCAATCATTTGGGCAATTGAAACGGCAAAACCAAGTGTGTGTGGCTGGGCATTATGCCATAGACCTGTAATATCAATTGCACCGATCACTTGCTTTGTAAGGGGATGAAAAATCGGGGCTGATGAACATGTCCATGGATGACATCCTTGACAAAAATGTTCGGCTGACAAAATTTGAATCGGACTCTTTGTTACAATACTTGTTCCAATCGCGTTTGTTCCGGCAGCTTGTTCACTCCAGTCCATACCGGGGGCAAAATTCATTTTTTCGGCGAGCTTCATAATATGAGATTCACCCTTTAAGTAAATCATCCGTCCATATTGATCGTTCAAAGTGATCAGATAGCCGGTGCCAGTCATTTTAGGATATAAATCGTCAATAATTGGCTTTGCGACCTGGAAGAGTTCGGATTCCTCTAATAAGTTATTGAGTTGAAGATCGGATAATGCGGGCTTGGTTTGCAGCTGTTTTGGATCTACCCCTGCAGCCTGGCATCGTTTCCAAGAATCAAGAATGTTTTTTCGAATCTTATTTATAACCTCCTCTTCTTTTGATTTTGTTACAAACCATTCCCATAAAGTTTCTAACTCCTTTGTTCTGTCGGGCAAGTTTTGAATAGAGAAGATCGCTATCATGACTTCACCCCTTTATATTTTGATTATTCATAATATTTTAACACTTTTTCTTGTAGAAGAAAATGATTAACTTTCTAATGGTTTAATTATTTTTCTTGCAAGTTAGTGTTCGATTTTTATATGTGTATCGCAACAGGTGTATTAAATCGCTACAATTTGCTGCATAACTTTTTATGAAAAAAGAAAATAAACCTTAGTATTATGAATATTTAGAAAATTGGCACAGAAATTGCAATATAAGAAAGTGGCTACAATATACACTTTGAAAATGAGAAAGGAGAGGCAGTAATAAAAGAACATTGTATTCTTAATATTTCATAAAAAATGAAAGCCATTGCAATGTAAAAACCATTTCTAAGCTAAGAAAGGGGAGGAAGTAATGAAAACAGTGGCAACAAAAAACGCACAAATACTCGCTATTGATGCGGGAGGAACAATGACAGACACGTTCATCATTGATGAAAACGGAGATTTTGTTGTTGGAAAGGCGCAATCTACTCCGGAAGACGAATCAGTAGGTCTTCTTAACTCTGCAAGAGATGCACTTACGTATTGGAATACGACCGTCGAAGAGGAATTTCCAAAATTGCTTGCCGGGGTTTATTCTGGAACAGCGATGTTAAACCGGCTTGTGTCAAGAAAAGGGCGGAGAGTAGGCTTAATTGTTAACAAAGGGATGGAAGACTTCCACAGAATGGGAAGAGCGATCCAGGCTTATCTCGGATATTCTTACTCCGATCGTCTGCATTTAAATACACACCGCTATGATCCGCCGCTTGTACCGCGTGAATTGACAAGGGGAGTGACGGAGAGGGTAGATTTATTCGGAAATGTCGTCATTCCGCTGTATGAACATGAAGTAGCGCCAGTTGTTGAGGATCTGTTAGAACGGGATGTGGAAGCGATTGTCATCAGCTTGCTTCATTCATATAAATATCCTGCCCATGAGAGGAAAGTGCGGGACATAGTAAAAGAAACGATGAAACGACTCGGCAAAGAAGTCCCTGTCTTCGCTTCTGTTGATTACTATCCGGTCAGAAAGGAGTCCCACCGCACCAACACCACAATCATTGAAGCATATGCTGCCGATCCTTCGCGCGAAACACTTCAAAAAATCGACAGTCGTTTAAAAGATCATGGTTCCAAATTTGATTTGCGCGTGATGGCGAGCCACGGCGGTACAATTAGCACTCAAGCTAATGAATTGGCTCGAACACTAGTCTCTGGTCCGATCGGAGGGGTAATTGGAGCCAAATACCTCGGCGAGAAACTTGGTATTCCGAATATTGCCTGTTCTGATATCGGCGGCACGAGTTTTGACATGGCACTTATTACACAGGGAGATTTAAGTATTAATACTAGTCCGGATATGGCCCGTCTTGTTCTTTCGCTTCCGCTTGTTGCGATGGATACGGTTGGAGCAGGCGCCGGAAGTTATGTAAGAATTGATCCGAACTTCAAGTCACTCACACTTGGACCGGACAGTGCAGGTTCCAGAGTAGGAGTTTGTTATCCAGAAGGCGGTGTCGAGACGGTAACAGTTTCAGACTGTCACGTCGTTCTTGGGCTGATTAATCCTGACAATTTCCTTGGCGGGGAAGTGAAATTGTATCCGGAACGCGCTTATGAAGCGGTGAAAAAGCAAGTTGCCGAACCGCTTGGCTTGTCTGTCGAAGATGCCGCTTACGGTGTGATAGATCTCTTGGAGTCACAGCTGCGCAATTATTTAGAATCAATGATTCTTGGAAAAGGGTATTCACCTTCACAATATGTATGCTTCTCTTATGGCGGCGGCGGTCCGTTACATACGGCCGGGTATACGAAGGGGCTTGGTTTTGAAGATGTTCTTGTTCCAGCGTGGGCTGCAGGATTTTCTGCATTTGGCTGCGGTGCTGCGGATTTTGAATACCGTTATGATAAAACACTTGATATCAATGTTAATGACGGTGCCCGGGATGAAGTGAAATTCAAAGCAGGAAAAGAGCTGCAAGGAGCTTGGGATGAGCTTATGGAAAAGGTGGCGGCCGAATTTGAGAAAAACCAGTTTAAGAGAAAAGATGTCGATTTCCGGTTATATTTCCGCATGCAGTACCAAGGGCAGCTAAATGACCTGGAAATTGAAGCGCCGATCGCATCATTTAAAGGATTGGATGATTGGGATGCACTTGTCACGGCGTTTGACGACACATATACACGAGTGTACGCAAAAGCGGCGCGATCCCCTGAACTTGGTTACAGCATTACCGGTGCAATCGTTCGTGGAATTGTTGAAGTGGCAAAGCCGAGAATTCCTGAAGAGCCCCTTTCAAGCGAGACACCGCCAAAAGAAGCATTCCTCGGCATGCGTAATGTGTACTGGAAGGGCGAGTGGATTGTCGCTGATATTTGGGAAATGGAAAAGCTTAAGCCAGGAAACAAAATCAACTCATTTGCGATTCTTGAATCTCCGGCAACAACGTTTGTCATTCCGCCGGGGTTTGAAACGTTCCTAGATCAACACCGCATCTTCCATTTGAAAGAACTCTAATTTATAAAGGAGGGTATTACCGTATGGATACGATCTTAGCAAAGGGTCAAAAACGCCGTAATACGATTGGTTGGGATGGAAAAACGCTTAAAGAAATGCGCCAGGAAGTCGATGAACTCAGCCGTGCAACAGGCCACTATGCCGGTTTGAAAAAATTGCCCTTGAAGGAATCTGACCCGATCCGCTATGAGAAAATTTTTGCAAAACTGCGTGGTGGCGTCGTTCATGCAAGGGAAACAGCAAAAAAAGTAGCAGCCTCTCCAATTGTTGAGCAAGAAGGTGAATTATGTTTTACCCTATATACGCCTGAAGCCGATTCGGTTGTAACATCCACAGGCATTATTATTCACGTGGGTACGATGGGTGCTGCAATCAAATATATGATCAAAAATGATTATGAGGCGAATCCGGGTATTGAAGACGGCGATATTTTCTGTAATAACGACTGTCAAATCGGAAATGTTCACCCTTGTGATGTCCATACGATTGTTCCAATTTTCCATGAAGGTGAGCTTATTGGCTGGGTAGGCGGTGTAACACACGTTATTGACGTAGGGGCAACTGCTCCGGGAAGTATGACGGTTGGTCCTGTTACTCGATACGATGATGGCTACCAGGTCGCCTGCCGCAAAATCGGGAGAAACGATACATTATCAAAAGACTGGCTAATTGAGAGTCAGCGGTCCGTCCGTACAACGAAGTACTGGCTTTTGGATGAGCGCACTCGTATAGCCGGCTGCCATATGATTAGGGATCTTGTCCTTGATCTCGTAAAAGAAGAGGGTGTTGACACTTATAAACAATTTATTCGTGAAGTCATTGAAGACGGACGCCGCGGATTTGTAAATCAGATCAAGACATTGCTAATACCGGGTAAGTATCGCCAAGTGTCGTTTGTTGATGTTCCATATGAAAATCTTGATGTCCCGCCATATGCGCGAATAAATACGATCATGCACGCACCGACTGAGCTAACTGTTCATAAAGACGGTAAATTTCAGATTAATTTTGAAGGAGTAAACCGTTGGGGATGGCACAGTTATAATGCCACACCGGTTTCGATTACGAGTGGAATTTGGGTAATGATGTCCCAGACATTGATTCCAAACGACAGAGTAAACGACGGTGCACTCTATGCTAGTAAATTTGATTTGCCATATGGATCATGGCTGAATCCTGACGATATCAGAACGGCACACAGCTATGCATGGCATTTCCTCGTTTCTGCGTGGAGCCCGTTATGGCGTGCGCTAAGCCGAAACTATTTTGCTCGCGGATATTTGGAAGAAGTGAATGCCGGAAATGCGAATACCTCGAACTGGCTGCAGGGCGGGGGATATAACCAGTTTAATGAGAATCACGCCGTCAATAGTTTTGAATCAGCTGCTGAAGGTGTCGGAGCCAGTGCGGTAAGAGACGGTATAAGCCACGCAGCGGCGATCTGGAACCCTGAAGGCGATATGGGAGATATGGAGATTTGGGAACTTGCGGAACCGCTGCTTTACCTTGGTCGAAGCATTAAGCCGAACACGGCCGGTTATGGAAAATACCGCGGCGGAAGCGGGTATGAAACTCTAAGGCTGGTGTGGGGTGCGAAAGATTGGACCATGTTCTTTATGGGCAACGGCTATATGTCTAGCGATTGCGGCTTAATGGGAGGATATCCGGCAGCATCAGGCTATCGATTTGAAGCTCATGGCACGAACATAAAGGAATTGATCGATAAAAAACTGCCGATCCCTACAGGAGGAGATCCTGATCCTGATAATCCTGAATACGACAAGTTAATCGAAGCGAAAGAAATTATCCGACATAAGCAATCAATTACGACGGAAACGATTTTTGAAAATTACGATCTGTATTTGAATTATCTTCGTGGGGGTCCAGGATTCGGTGATCCGCTTGAGCGAAAACCGAAAATGATTCAAGATGACTTAAATAACGGACACATTTTGCCTCGTTATGCGGAAAAGGTGTATGGTGCTGTAATTAGCCAAGATGATCACGGCAACTATATCGTTGATGAAAAAGAGACTGAAAAACGCCGCAAGGAAATTAGAAAAGAACGGCTTAAGCGTGGTGTGAAAACGAAAGAGTGGATGAAGAATGAAAGAGAGAAAATTATCAATAAAGATGCAGCTGTTCAAGTTCGTCACATGTATGCCGGAAGCTTCGCACTAAGTGAAACGTTTACAAACGAATTTAAACAATTCTGGAGCCTTCCGGAAAATTGGGAACTGACAGAAGACGAGTTGGGGGTTCCGGTGTTCGGTGCAAAAATTAAACGCTAATAAATCGATTTGATAGAGGTGAGGATGAGGATATGACAACGTACGATCGAAAAACAATTGAAGAGTTAATTGATGGGACAATTGATTTTCATAAATTAAAACAAATGCTTTCCAATTTTAAAGATGCCGACCGTTTCGAGAAGTATATAAGTATTCTTCAAGAACGCGTCCCGTGGGATGATCCCATTTTGCTTCCGGCAGGACTGCACCTGTATATTGTTCAAAAGAAAAATGGTGATCGGATCGTAAAATGTGATTGCGGGCATGAATTTTGTAATGCGAGCGACAATTGGAAATTGCACGCGCTTATATATGTTCGCGATGATGAGGAAAAAATGACCGAACTTTATCCGAAACTGCTTGCACCAGATCCGGAATGGCAGGTCATTCGTGAATATTACTGTCCTAACTGTGCGACCCAGTTAGAGGTAGAAGCGGTAGCCCCGTGGTATCCAGTAATAAAAGATTTTGAGCCGGATATTGATACATTTTATAGTGAATGGTTAAATCGCCCGCTTCCGCAGGTGAAATAAAAGAAATTGGACGAAAAATAAGAAAGCTGCCAGGCACTTCTAAGAATGGTGGGTGACTGACAGCTTTTTTTAATTTATTTACAGATTCGGGTGATTATTATTTTGAACCTTTACTTGGTTTAACATTGTTTCTGTATAAATTCGTTCTGAAGAACTGATATTTCGTTCGTTTTCTTTTGGATCTGTCGTGATGCCTTTTCTTTTATACAGTTTATCTATAATAAATCCGAATAAAATTAGAGCCGTTCCGAGTATTAACAAAAGGACAAATACATTCATTAGACGGACCTCCTTTATTTTTATTATAACAAAAATTTAGAATATTTACTTTTTAATATCGTTTGGTGGCTGCATTTTTTCTAGGTGCTATTAGGAATTTGATTGTTTTTTAATTGACCCCATTTTTTGGATTAACTTCTGATACCAGCTTCGCGTCTCTTTCGAATTGTGTCCATTGATGAAAATCTTATTGTTTTCCAATTCGATATACAAGTAAGGAGAAGAATCTTTCCGGATAAATAGCAGGCTGCTTCCGTATCCTTCAACCATGAATTTGCCTTTTGCCATAGTTGATAGCCCTTAACCGTCTTGTTTCCAAGTCACCTTAGGCATTTTTTTCATTAATTCAATCCGCTGAATGTCCTGATATTTCCATTCATCTCCTTGAACTACTCACCGCTTAACACCCTGACGGGTTGTTTGAATCGGGAGATTCCTACGAACACCGAAGTAACCTTCGGTTATCTTAGTAAGAAAGAAGTTGAACACGAATCTAGAACAGCCAATCGTTTTGTTAATGAGTTCCATTTGTTTTTTGTTTGGATAGATACGAAATTTATAGGCTTTGTGGAAGATCATGACGCTTACCTCACTTCCGTGGAGTACATATGTTCTTATTATATCATAATGAGGAAGGTCTTGGCTATCGCCAACCGACATTCATCTCCCACTTACTCATTGGGCTTTGCCCTTCACTTTCCTTGAAGTGGGGGTCTTTTGTCGGAATAGGATAAATAAATCCTCCGAGCAAAAAAATAAACATAAAGCCAAATTGGACTTCCATTACGTATTTGAATGGTGTGAAATTCAAGGGGAGCAGAATTGCCATGCCAGCAGCGGTTGCGATTAATAATGTCCCGATTTTTTGCGGGTAGCCATTTTCAATTAATTGCTGCTGTTCTTCCTCTGATCGTGTGGAAAACCCGGGGATCAGCCAATTGGCTTCCATTTTTCGAATCGCCCAACCCAGCGTGAATAACAGCAATACGATAAAAAGTTGAACACCGATAAGAATCCACATAAAGAGGCCTCCTTTATATCTTAATTTTAAGTAGCATCCTTGTCTGTTGGTAAAAAATTACATTATCACCTGATATTACGAATAATTATGCTGCTTTGATTCATTTTTCCTAAAAAAGGCGCCAGGCACCTATCAGAGGCTAATGTTTATTGATAGTGCATCTCCTTTTTTTGACCCTTTTTGATGCTAACCCTTTAAATCGAAATACTTTTTTATTAAAATGAATATAAATAATTTTCAGAAAAGGGTGAGCGTATGAAGAAAGATGATACTGAGCATCTTAAAATCTATTAAGCTGATAAGTTTGCACAAGATATACAAAGAGAAAGTTAAGCCCTTTAAAAATTTGGGAAAATATTTAATAGATCAAACCAAAATATCGATAAGGATGGGAGATTTATTTTGAAAAAATTAGCCGGAAAAAGAATTGCTTTAGTAGGGCAGCGTAAAAATGAAGAATTAAGTAAAATTATTGAAAATCTTGGAGGGATCCCGCTTATTCGTCCTGCCCAAGGAACCGTTATTCTTGATGATTCGAATATTGAATCAGACTTAAAAGCTTTAGTAACAGGCAGCTTTGATTGGATGATCTGTACGACAGGTATAGGTATGGATACACTTTATAACATTGCAGGGAAAATGGGGTATGAGCAAGAATTTATTGAAGTTTTAAGGAAAGTAAATGTCGCAGCTAGGGGTTATAAGACTGTTAATTTTCTAAAAAGACTAGGGATTACACCGGTTGTCCGCGATGATGATGGAAGTACAGCCGGGTTATTAAGGCAACTTGCTGTTCATGATTTGAAAGGATGCAGAGTAGCTTTGCAATTACATGGAGATCCTGCTCCAATGCTTATTCAATGGCTGGATGAGCAAGGTTGTGATTATAGGGAGATTCTTCCTTATAAACATGTGCCTCCGAATCCTGAAGTGATGGAACAATTAATTACTGAAATATTAAACGGGGATATTGATGCCGTTAATTTTACAAGTAGACCGCAGGCTAGGTTTTTCATGAGTTATGTCCGGGAAAAAGGTGTCGAGCAAGACATTCTGAAGGCTTTCGCTGATAATGTTATTGCTGTTGCGGTAGGAAGAGTGACAGCTCAAGCTTTAAAAGAAGAAGGTATTGAACGGATAGTCGTTCCTGAATATGAACGAATGGGAAGTGCAATCATAGCTCTAGCTCAGTATTATCATGAAAAAAGGGGTCTGGCCCCATCATCACATTAAAGCGTTAATAAAAAATACATTTCCGATAAAATTTATATGAAAACTTTATTGACATCATGAAGAATTATGATATTATTTTAAATAATCAGACTTATCGAGAGCGGTGGAGGGAATTGGCCCTATGAAACCCGGCAACCTGCAAATTCAGCAAGGTGCTAATTCCAACAAAATGTAAATCATTTTGGAAGATAAGGTATATGTCAATAATTTACCTGATGATTCTTTCCAAAATGGAAAGATTTTTTATATTTTAAAGTTTTATATTGTTTAAAGTAGATAAACATTATTGGCTTTTACACGCTTTCTATCATCAGTGCCCAGCCAGTTTTCATCCTTGAAAAGACTTACTCGAGTATCTTGCGAAAAGCATGATTTAATAAAGTGGTGCTTTGGCAGCTCGCGAGTCGCGTCGATCCTGCTAAGGAAGACAAAAACGGCTTCACAGGCAAGCTCGTAAGTATTTGCCCAGACAAACAAAGGAGCTTGAACTTTTCTTAATATCATAATTAAATAAGAAATA from Bacillus methanolicus MGA3 includes the following:
- a CDS encoding KamA family radical SAM protein, whose amino-acid sequence is MAQPKYITNIEKITQIPKEERAKLKEITNKYVFRVNEYYLNLINWDDPNDPIRKLVIPNERELNEYGSWDASDEGANYVVPGCQHKYKTTALLVVSEVCGAYCRFCFRKRLFRSDVKEAMSDVTPGIEYIAQTPEINNVLLTGGDSLILATKKIRQIVERLRAIDHVKIIRFGSKLPVFNPMRIYEDQELLDLFREYSTPEKRIYVMAHVNHPREITEEARKAFKALHDAGVIVVNQTPILKGINDDPEVLGELLNKLSWAGVTPYYFFVNRPVAGNSDFVLPLEKVYQIVEQAKAKTSGLGKRVRLVMSHSSGKIEILAIENGKAYLKYHQSRDDEQYGKFMVLDCPKDAAWFDDLPGNEQYWQKPEKKLVTV
- a CDS encoding OsmC family protein, with protein sequence MAQISSLIKVSAKGKWDSGVKTNITVRNFPAFSTDEPTELGGSDTAPNPMEYVCAALNGCNGVMIPLVAKELDFSFSGIDFETTGIVDIRGLMGEEGVSPHFQKIRFRVNIQTEESEERIEQLKNEVERRCPVMNLLLDAGVKVDSKWSKI
- a CDS encoding sigma-54-dependent Fis family transcriptional regulator gives rise to the protein MIAIFSIQNLPDRTKELETLWEWFVTKSKEEEVINKIRKNILDSWKRCQAAGVDPKQLQTKPALSDLQLNNLLEESELFQVAKPIIDDLYPKMTGTGYLITLNDQYGRMIYLKGESHIMKLAEKMNFAPGMDWSEQAAGTNAIGTSIVTKSPIQILSAEHFCQGCHPWTCSSAPIFHPLTKQVIGAIDITGLWHNAQPHTLGFAVSIAQMIEKQLEYAYMQVNSFLTEYYYQSVKKWKSHHVLVLTHDFQVFKNDGALFDSLNLSPLTKLKEKPLFRSLVNELTTMANFPRQIYYDKQLYVQDFEVIYLEPILFNREIAGYMIVFKEYKIATPIPSASIDKDPWNNIIGRSEIFINSLSKCRKAALANVPILLMGESGTGKEVIAQTIHEASHRKNQPFIAINCGAIQKELIGSELFGYERGSFTGARKDGKKGKFEEANGGTLFLDEIGEMPIDLQVHLLRVLQEKEVTRIGSSKPIPVNVRIIAATNKDLHKLIQQGQFRDDLFFRLNVVTVNFPPLRERKEDIPLLADYFLKQFAEKYEKQSLSFAKETLEFLNNYRWPGNIRELQNALEHAVIFSDTSIINLVNLPSYLLENRVEEALSEQDDEFSLIEQEEKKILLQLLNETNWNVSAVAKRMNIARSTLYRKLKKYEISS
- a CDS encoding hydantoinase/oxoprolinase family protein, producing MKTVATKNAQILAIDAGGTMTDTFIIDENGDFVVGKAQSTPEDESVGLLNSARDALTYWNTTVEEEFPKLLAGVYSGTAMLNRLVSRKGRRVGLIVNKGMEDFHRMGRAIQAYLGYSYSDRLHLNTHRYDPPLVPRELTRGVTERVDLFGNVVIPLYEHEVAPVVEDLLERDVEAIVISLLHSYKYPAHERKVRDIVKETMKRLGKEVPVFASVDYYPVRKESHRTNTTIIEAYAADPSRETLQKIDSRLKDHGSKFDLRVMASHGGTISTQANELARTLVSGPIGGVIGAKYLGEKLGIPNIACSDIGGTSFDMALITQGDLSINTSPDMARLVLSLPLVAMDTVGAGAGSYVRIDPNFKSLTLGPDSAGSRVGVCYPEGGVETVTVSDCHVVLGLINPDNFLGGEVKLYPERAYEAVKKQVAEPLGLSVEDAAYGVIDLLESQLRNYLESMILGKGYSPSQYVCFSYGGGGPLHTAGYTKGLGFEDVLVPAWAAGFSAFGCGAADFEYRYDKTLDINVNDGARDEVKFKAGKELQGAWDELMEKVAAEFEKNQFKRKDVDFRLYFRMQYQGQLNDLEIEAPIASFKGLDDWDALVTAFDDTYTRVYAKAARSPELGYSITGAIVRGIVEVAKPRIPEEPLSSETPPKEAFLGMRNVYWKGEWIVADIWEMEKLKPGNKINSFAILESPATTFVIPPGFETFLDQHRIFHLKEL